The proteins below are encoded in one region of Rhodothermales bacterium:
- a CDS encoding MgtC/SapB family protein — protein sequence MFEDTSQIELFYRFGVAISVGLLVGLQREYAHWSEHQKNEGESLFAGARTFPLLALFGCTAALLADVMGSPLLLVAAILAAGLVVTVAYYFEARSGSGGITTEVAALTTVMIGALCYFGDLRLAAALGVAVTVLLALKLQTRALIRQLEPEDVYATLQFAVITIIILPLLPRTGYGPEPLSVLVPYKIWLMVVFISGISFLGYILIKLVGTHRGVGLTGILGGLASSTAVTLSFSQRSRSVNGLNQPFALAILLSWSVMFVRVLVEVAALNRSLLRIVWIPMAAALAVTTVYCIYLYRSKSVAKQEEEDRFTNPFELGPALGFGLLFAVVLLISKAATMYLGDTGIYLSSVVAGFADVDAITLSMAELSRDASVLDEQTAARAIVLAVASNTLVKGAIVLSAGSPGLKKVILPGIIASLVTAIGVVFLL from the coding sequence ATGTTTGAAGACACAAGCCAGATCGAGCTCTTCTACCGATTCGGGGTTGCAATCTCTGTCGGGCTGCTTGTAGGGCTTCAGCGCGAGTACGCGCACTGGTCGGAACACCAGAAGAACGAGGGCGAAAGCCTCTTCGCCGGAGCCCGCACCTTTCCCCTTCTGGCGCTGTTCGGTTGCACAGCCGCACTGCTGGCGGACGTGATGGGCAGTCCGCTCCTCCTTGTTGCGGCGATCCTGGCCGCGGGCCTTGTCGTGACGGTCGCCTACTACTTCGAGGCCCGGTCGGGTAGCGGAGGCATCACGACCGAGGTCGCCGCTCTGACGACGGTCATGATCGGCGCCCTCTGCTATTTCGGGGACCTGAGGCTGGCCGCAGCGCTCGGTGTCGCCGTGACCGTACTCCTCGCGCTCAAGCTTCAGACCCGGGCACTGATTCGGCAACTGGAGCCGGAAGATGTCTACGCGACGCTGCAGTTCGCCGTAATCACGATCATCATACTCCCGCTCCTGCCTCGCACGGGATACGGACCGGAGCCGTTGAGCGTGCTGGTTCCCTACAAGATCTGGCTGATGGTGGTGTTCATTTCCGGTATCAGCTTTCTGGGATATATCCTGATCAAACTGGTCGGTACCCATCGTGGCGTGGGCCTGACGGGTATCCTTGGTGGCCTGGCATCCAGCACGGCGGTTACGCTCAGCTTCTCGCAGAGAAGTCGGTCGGTCAACGGTCTCAATCAGCCGTTCGCGCTCGCCATCCTGCTCTCGTGGAGCGTGATGTTCGTGCGCGTGCTTGTCGAGGTGGCGGCGTTGAACCGTTCGCTTCTGAGAATCGTCTGGATACCGATGGCCGCGGCACTGGCCGTGACCACGGTGTACTGCATCTATTTGTACCGGAGCAAGTCGGTCGCAAAGCAGGAGGAAGAGGACCGCTTCACCAACCCGTTCGAACTGGGTCCGGCGCTCGGATTCGGATTGCTCTTTGCAGTGGTTCTGTTGATATCCAAGGCGGCGACCATGTACCTGGGAGACACCGGGATTTACCTGTCGAGCGTTGTCGCGGGGTTTGCCGACGTTGACGCGATCACCCTCTCCATGGCCGAGCTCAGCCGCGACGCGAGCGTTCTCGACGAACAAACGGCTGCCCGGGCCATCGTCCTTGCCGTCGCCTCCAATACGCTCGTGAAGGGCGCGATTGTGCTGAGCGCCGGGTCGCCAGGGTTAAAAAAGGTCATCCTTCCCGGCATCATTGCATCTCTCGTCACGGCGATCGGAGTCGTTTTTCTCCTCTAG
- a CDS encoding T9SS type A sorting domain-containing protein, with product MMMATLARFVLATVVFVTLTAAILNGGGAPAERTNAPGNQTCLDGCHNTFTLNEGGLTFSITSPGTYSAGVPVSITVSFPGQASSSFGFEVSVHDGSGFHALDNPTVIDANTEYADGNANYVTHANTGQTSWNVQWTPSASGPPASVTIYAAGVEGSGGNGNKQDYVYTATKGMSLAPLPVELAEFSGVVDGSNVELTWWTASESQNAGFEVQQMKPGIDARFKTIAFVNGTGTTSSRSDYSHQVDGLLPGKYFFRLRQIDFDGTTTTSPQIETTIAVPGQYHLSPAYPNPFNPTTLLELTVERSQHVTVVAVDAAGRQVATLYDGESTSNQPLVVEFDARELPTGLYVIRAQGETFSTSRSVTLLR from the coding sequence ATGATGATGGCTACCCTTGCTCGATTTGTACTCGCGACCGTGGTGTTCGTCACTCTGACAGCGGCCATTCTTAACGGGGGCGGAGCGCCGGCTGAGCGAACCAATGCTCCCGGCAATCAGACATGCCTCGATGGTTGCCACAATACGTTCACTCTCAACGAAGGTGGCCTGACGTTCTCAATCACCTCCCCCGGCACCTACTCCGCAGGCGTCCCCGTATCAATTACTGTGTCTTTCCCGGGACAGGCCTCGTCAAGCTTTGGCTTCGAGGTTTCAGTGCATGACGGGTCCGGATTCCATGCACTGGATAACCCGACAGTGATCGACGCAAACACGGAGTACGCGGACGGCAACGCGAACTACGTGACACATGCAAATACGGGGCAGACCTCGTGGAACGTCCAGTGGACACCAAGTGCTTCGGGTCCTCCCGCCAGCGTCACGATATACGCCGCTGGAGTCGAGGGAAGCGGAGGCAACGGAAACAAGCAAGACTACGTGTACACGGCCACCAAAGGGATGTCCCTGGCTCCCCTGCCGGTGGAGTTGGCCGAGTTCTCCGGCGTCGTTGATGGAAGCAACGTCGAGCTGACCTGGTGGACAGCGTCCGAATCTCAAAATGCAGGTTTCGAGGTCCAGCAGATGAAACCCGGTATCGATGCACGCTTCAAAACGATTGCGTTCGTGAATGGTACCGGTACCACGTCATCGCGGAGCGACTATTCGCATCAAGTCGACGGACTATTGCCCGGCAAGTACTTCTTCCGACTGCGGCAGATAGACTTCGACGGGACCACGACCACGAGCCCGCAAATCGAGACTACGATCGCCGTTCCGGGGCAGTATCACCTGTCGCCGGCATATCCGAACCCCTTCAACCCGACCACACTCCTTGAACTCACGGTAGAGCGCTCGCAGCACGTTACGGTCGTCGCCGTCGATGCGGCCGGTCGGCAGGTGGCGACACTCTACGACGGTGAGTCGACGTCCAATCAGCCGCTGGTTGTGGAGTTTGACGCGCGCGAACTACCGACGGGACTGTATGTGATTCGGGCACAGGGAGAAACTTTCTCGACCTCTCGGTCCGTCACGCTGCTCAGGTAG
- a CDS encoding multicopper oxidase domain-containing protein encodes MSKNRDLRRLNRRDFVRVTTVAAGAVASGSLLSACADDSLLVDPEAGVGDVLAKRRAVTRNPLKIPELMQGTDLTVAPAVVDIGGEEMVEAWAYNGQFPGPTFERRRGESVGVEMVNGLQDETIVHWHGMIVDRENDGHPQDVVESGEHYGYNFVVNQRAALNWYHPHPDMLTGEQVNKGLAGAFIIRDDEEDLLGLPSGKYEVPLIIRDATIRRGRMTYRARKSGFFGKTPLVNGTRNPKLDVDPAVYRFRVLNGANARHFNLSLSNGQNFILIGNDGGLLPMRHDLGQILMSPGERIDILVDFRNLQGTSLMLHDLEDGWDLLEFNVNSESNIDYAFPEITTSTITELSEADVVQTRVFSFDGMSKINGRVYGMERIDEYVPKGQTEKWIFTTGGSAPHPVHVHAAPFKVLSRTGGRGEVFPWETGLKDTVLLEDGETVEVLIRFDEFAGLFLLHCHKLEHEDAGMMMNFEVVDPT; translated from the coding sequence ATGTCCAAGAATCGTGACCTCCGCCGCCTGAATCGCCGAGACTTTGTTCGTGTAACCACCGTAGCGGCAGGGGCTGTCGCATCTGGAAGCCTGCTGTCAGCATGTGCAGACGACAGCCTACTGGTCGATCCAGAAGCCGGCGTCGGGGACGTACTGGCCAAGCGGCGGGCAGTCACGAGAAACCCGCTGAAGATCCCCGAACTCATGCAGGGGACGGACCTGACGGTGGCGCCGGCAGTGGTCGATATTGGAGGTGAGGAGATGGTGGAAGCCTGGGCATACAACGGGCAATTTCCGGGTCCGACGTTTGAGCGCAGGCGGGGCGAGAGCGTGGGTGTGGAAATGGTGAACGGCCTCCAGGACGAGACGATCGTTCACTGGCACGGCATGATAGTGGATCGCGAGAACGACGGCCACCCCCAGGACGTGGTGGAATCGGGTGAGCACTATGGATATAACTTCGTCGTCAATCAGCGCGCCGCACTGAACTGGTATCACCCGCATCCGGATATGCTGACCGGTGAGCAGGTCAATAAGGGTCTCGCCGGAGCATTCATCATCCGAGACGACGAGGAGGATTTACTCGGACTTCCGTCGGGTAAATACGAGGTCCCACTGATCATTCGTGATGCGACGATCCGCAGGGGCCGCATGACGTACCGCGCCCGGAAGAGCGGCTTCTTTGGAAAGACGCCTCTTGTGAACGGGACGCGTAACCCGAAGCTCGACGTCGACCCGGCAGTCTATCGTTTCAGAGTCCTCAACGGTGCCAACGCACGCCACTTCAATCTATCCCTGAGCAATGGGCAGAACTTCATTCTGATCGGGAACGACGGGGGTCTGTTACCGATGCGCCACGATCTCGGTCAGATTCTCATGTCACCTGGTGAGCGCATAGACATCCTGGTAGACTTCCGGAACCTCCAGGGGACCTCATTGATGTTGCACGATCTCGAGGATGGCTGGGACCTTCTGGAGTTCAACGTCAACAGTGAGTCGAACATCGACTACGCGTTCCCCGAGATCACGACCTCAACGATTACTGAGCTGTCCGAGGCGGATGTCGTCCAAACCCGTGTCTTCAGCTTTGACGGCATGAGCAAGATCAACGGGCGAGTCTATGGCATGGAAAGAATCGACGAGTACGTCCCGAAGGGTCAGACCGAAAAATGGATCTTTACCACCGGTGGAAGTGCGCCGCACCCGGTTCATGTGCACGCCGCACCGTTCAAGGTATTGTCGAGAACGGGCGGACGAGGAGAGGTCTTCCCGTGGGAAACGGGCCTGAAGGATACGGTTCTCCTTGAAGATGGCGAGACCGTCGAGGTTCTGATCCGCTTTGATGAGTTCGCCGGACTATTCCTTCTTCACTGCCACAAGCTGGAGCATGAAGACGCGGGCATGATGATGAACTTCGAGGTTGTCGACCCGACGTAA